From a region of the Levilactobacillus namurensis genome:
- a CDS encoding replication initiator protein A, with product MDQTNFKFYQADNVYGALFFQFPKVLMYSQQYRGLSDAAKLAYMVLKDRLEYSLRNHWIDEEGHVYFIFTNQELKDLFDCSNDKLAAVKKDLERAGLLYQKAMHFNPKTGKNEPNRLYLAELDMQSTDVYLRGEYAQKEPQTLATSENPKIGRSRETVGTLATSENPKIGRSRKFVDDTPQTLATSENPKIGHDLYKDSKNIDTNRYNIDTQKLDFSTAQFSPAELEKQNKDLVNHANDFLTDEDSGLPVFLEPEAVQLLSFWCRTPQQMRRFIGIILNAKYRVEKDHQDIGVLIPLDDEELKPLMTKALRRYFNALRSNEKHIKNVENYLYGTMQNLFAIWWNQQAAKEYAAKHPEEEKSADNDNSGLYY from the coding sequence ATGGATCAAACAAATTTCAAGTTTTATCAAGCTGATAACGTTTATGGGGCCTTGTTCTTCCAGTTTCCAAAAGTATTGATGTATAGCCAGCAATATCGAGGATTAAGTGATGCCGCTAAGCTAGCTTACATGGTACTAAAAGACCGGCTAGAGTATTCTTTACGCAATCACTGGATTGATGAGGAAGGGCACGTCTACTTTATTTTTACCAATCAAGAACTTAAAGATTTATTCGACTGCTCAAATGATAAGTTAGCAGCCGTTAAAAAAGACTTGGAACGTGCAGGACTACTTTATCAAAAAGCCATGCATTTCAATCCCAAAACTGGCAAAAACGAACCCAATCGACTTTACCTGGCCGAACTAGATATGCAGTCAACTGACGTCTATTTACGCGGTGAATATGCTCAAAAAGAGCCGCAAACCCTTGCTACGAGCGAAAATCCGAAAATCGGACGTTCGCGGGAGACCGTTGGAACCCTTGCTACGAGCGAAAATCCGAAAATCGGACGTTCGCGAAAGTTCGTTGACGACACCCCGCAAACCCTTGCTACGAGCGAAAATCCGAAAATCGGACACGATCTATATAAAGACTCTAAAAACATAGATACTAATAGATACAATATAGATACTCAAAAGTTGGACTTTTCCACAGCCCAATTCTCACCAGCAGAACTAGAAAAGCAAAACAAGGATTTGGTGAACCATGCTAATGACTTCTTAACTGATGAAGACAGTGGCTTACCGGTTTTCTTAGAACCCGAAGCCGTGCAATTACTAAGTTTCTGGTGCCGCACTCCGCAACAAATGCGGCGCTTCATTGGCATTATCTTAAATGCTAAGTACCGAGTTGAAAAAGATCATCAAGATATTGGGGTTCTAATCCCGCTTGACGACGAAGAACTAAAACCTTTGATGACTAAAGCCCTGAGACGCTACTTTAACGCCCTAAGAAGCAATGAGAAGCATATCAAGAACGTGGAGAACTACTTATACGGCACCATGCAAAACCTATTTGCGATTTGGTGGAACCAACAAGCGGCTAAAGAATATGCGGCCAAACACCCCGAAGAAGAAAAGTCGGCCGACAACGATAACAGTGGGTTGTACTACTAG